In Triticum urartu cultivar G1812 chromosome 6, Tu2.1, whole genome shotgun sequence, the following proteins share a genomic window:
- the LOC125515858 gene encoding probable arabinose 5-phosphate isomerase has product MGSLPVLSPAECAPLPPEGTRATVAASDLAALFDAQRRHLDHFFDRLDMPQAAAFAQALLDAPGAVFFTGVGKSGIVARKLAQTLASLGFARAGFLSPVDALHGDIGSVFPGDVLVLLSKSGASDELLALAPCARAKGAKLISLTSAASGADCPLAAACDLNVHLPLQGEVCPFGLAPVTSTAIQMVFGDTVVAAIMEARRLTRDQYASNHPAGKIGKTLIFKVKDVMKKQNELPLCKEGDMIMDQLTELTSKGCGCLLVVDDEYHLIGTFTDGDLRRTLKASGPAIFSLTVGEMCNRNPRTITADAMAVEAMEKMESPPSPVQFLPVVDDKNVVSGIITLHGLVSAGL; this is encoded by the exons ATGGGCTCGCTCCCGGTGCTCTCCCCGGCGGAATGCGCGCCGCTGCCGCCGGAGGGGACGCGGGCGACGGTGGCGGCGTCGGACCTGGCCGCGCTCTTCGACGCGCAGCGCCGCCACCTCGACCACTTCTTCGACCGGCTCGACATGCCGCAGGCGGCGGCGTTCGCGCAGGCGCTGCTGGACGCGCCCGGGGCCGTCTTCTTCACCGGCGTCGGCAAGTCCGGCATCGTGGCCCGCAAGCTGGCGCAGACGCTCGCCTCCCTCGGCTTCGCGCGCGCCGGGTTCCTCTCCCCCGTCGACGCGCTCCACGGCGACATCGGCTCCGTCTTCCCCGGGGACGTCCTCGTGCTGCTCTCCAAGTCCGGCGCCTCCGACGAGCTGCTCGCGCTCGCGCCCTGCGCGCGCGCCAAGGGCGCCAAGCTCATCTCCCTCACCTCCGCGGCCTCCGGCGCCGACTGCCCGCTCGCCGCCGCCTGCGACCTCAACGTGCACCTCCCGCTGCAGGGGGAGGTCTGCCCCTTCGGCCTCGCGCCCGTCACCTCCACCGCCATACAGATGGTCTTCGGCGACACCGTCGTCGCCGCCATCATGGAGGCGCGCCGCCTCACCAGGGACCAGTACGCGTCAAACCACCCCGCCGGAAAGATCGGAAAGACCCTCATCTTCAAG GTTAAGGATGTCATGAAGAAACAAAATGAGCTTCCATTGTGCAAGGAGGGAGATATGATAATGGATCAACTTACTGAGCTCACTAGTAAAGGTTGTGGCTGTCTTCTTGTGGTTGATGATGAGTATCATTTGATTGGAACTTTCACCGACGGAGACCTCCGGCGTACACTCAAGGCAAGCGGGCCAGCTATTTTCAGTCTAACAGTTGGAGAGATGTGCAACAG GAACCCAAGGACAATCACCGCGGATGCAATGGCCGTTGAAGCCATGGAGAAGATGGAGTCGCCCCCTTCACCTGTGCAGTTCCTGCCTGTCGTCGATGACAAAAACGTCGTGTCTGGGATCATTACACTGCATGGGTTGGTCTCCGCTGGATTGTAA
- the LOC125515859 gene encoding single-stranded DNA-binding protein WHY2, mitochondrial yields the protein MLRLSRFLPSTSRGVTDLKDVLWSGSLTFKHALSTSAANVDENASVKKYASYTVFKGKAALSISPILPLFTKVESGGSRVDRNGSVMLTFFPAVGQRKYDYTKKQLFALSPTEVGSLISLGPAESCEFFHDPSMKSSHEGQVKKSLSITPLGSDNGYFVNITVLNNVQKTNERLSVPVTKAEFAVMRTALSFALPHIMGWDQALSTHPQSTSTSASKPRFERPNPASEWDR from the exons ATGCTCCGCCTCTCCCGCTTCCTCCCCTCCACCTCCAG GGGAGTCACTGACCTAAAAGATGTTCTCTGGAGCGGTTCGTTGACATTCAAGCATGCGCTTTCAACTTCAGCTGCAAATGTTGATG AGAATGCATCTGTTAAAAAGTATGCGAGCTACACTGTGTTCAAGGGAAAGGCTGCACTTTCTATAAGTCCTATCCTTCCTTTATTCACCAAAGTCGAA TCTGGAGGATCTCGAGTGGACAGGAATGGGTCAGTAATGTTGACCTTTTTCCCGGCAGTTGGACAAAGGAAGTACGACTATACAAAGAAACAG CTCTTTGCTCTGTCACCTACTGAAGTTGGGAGCTTGATAAGTCTTGGGCCTGCTGAATCATGTGAATTTTTCCATGATCCTTCCATGAAATCAAG TCATGAAGGCCAAGTGAAAAAATCTTTGTCAATCACTCCTCTTGGCAGTGACAATGGATACTTTGTTAACATAA CTGTTCTGAATAATGTGCAGAAGACCAACGAACGCCTTTCAGTCCCTGTAACAAAAGCTGAATTTGCAGTTATGCGCACGGCATTGAGT TTTGCATTGCCGCACATCATGGGTTGGGACCAGGCCCTATCGACTCACCCTCAAAGCACCTCGACCTCAGCTAGCAAGCCTAGGTTCGAGCGGCCAAATCCAGCTTCGGAGTGGGACAGGTGA